GTTGCTGATGAAACATATATTAAAATTAAAGGTAAAAAGCATTATGTTTGGATTTTATATGATGAAATTTATCATAATGTAATTACTTATCATATCTCTGATAAAAGAGATTATATTGCTTGTGCTACTGT
Above is a genomic segment from Oceanivirga salmonicida containing:
- a CDS encoding DDE-type integrase/transposase/recombinase; its protein translation is MAASLITYLNFTDKPEKISNSIVADETYIKIKGKKHYVWILYDEIYHNVITYHISDKRDYIACATVFLXICILLILWLYN